One stretch of Psilocybe cubensis strain MGC-MH-2018 chromosome 6, whole genome shotgun sequence DNA includes these proteins:
- a CDS encoding Transcription elongation factor SPT5: MSSYKRRRLDSLGNRTDINPFIDIEAAVSDDDESSEELDYEGGQLLNDNDEYSEDEERVAHSRLYHAMQNTDNADEWSDLLPMLLPSRMKIHPDNDIEPSSSRELIQKYGNPQPGGLGDNNYMPSATDIMYEIGCKVGREEAVAFKIMQMSTNPTFPIILARSVFAQSSIPGRIYVEAPSMQHAHTLACLVRELNPTHLVRLSSERCMEILSHPPPSRPEDQSWVKVAGKRKAWTTYANATGLVFTFQGRKSVVLIPRPPDNIKKSHLDRIFQDGFIITDFDAIDLKYLSNVLPTSSELEQFRECPFVTTETLAQASKAISMTRLKRYDRVKIIGGEYLGLFGTVKSVSDAEVEVHIPSQGITQAVALHDLRAAFQIGDSVEVVEGDHKDLHGWVSDFDGRSVCIIAPEHEREVIVPIHTVIFYVPPAHATLRPRKRHSSKLGERDHNDVYIGLSVIVVGNNTFKGYYGIVKSTTPDGFADVELEARNQRVERIKISHLIIHNREHINSAQDPGPSGGATPMPSTVASFLSPAWNPYSAIPVHSAVEIAELPSTVAHWLDTKYDKLKGLRLKVVDKSKGDHQVAMELLSLTDDTAHLALLGRTLTLPKSVLFPIHPVKKDDFVTPLEGDSMGIIFRIRSIDKDICVVHKYPVTRMKRGDTFPTFPTTSLIQIFPPSRGVKVVNM, encoded by the exons ATGTCTAGTTATAAACGCAGACGACTTGACAGCCTAGGCAACCGCACA GACATTAATCCCTTCATAGACATTGAAGCAGCGgtttccgatgatgatgaaagttcggaagagcttgatTATGAAGGGGGCCAACTAC TGAATGATAACGATGAATActctgaggatgaggaacgtGTTGCACACTCTCGGCTATATCATGCCATGCAAAATACAGATAACGCTGATGAATGGAGCGATTTGTTGCCCATGCTTCTGCCTTCACGCATGAAAATTCATCCTGACAATGATATAGAGCCATCTAGTTCACGAGAACTTATACAGAAATATGGCAATCCCCAACCAGGAGGACTTGGTGATAATAATTATATGCCTTCCGCGACTGATATCATGTATGAAATAGGTTGCAAG GTTGGACGCGAAGAGGCCGTCGCTTTCAAAATTATGCAGATGTCAACGAACCCTACATTTCCCATCATCCTTGCCCGGTCTGTCTTCGCTCAATCCTCAATTCCTGGGAGAATCTACGTCGAGGCACCATCAATGCAACATGCGCATACGTTAGCCTGCCTCGTTAGAGAGCTTAATCCGACACATTTAGTTAGGCTATCCTCGGAGAGATGTATGGAGATCCTATCTCATCCCCCACCCTCACGCCCTGAAGACCAATCGTGGGTcaaggttgctggaaagcGTAAGGCTTGGACGACCTACGCAAATGCTACCGGCCTTGTGTTCACATTCCAGGGTCGGAAAAGTGTTGTTCTTATCCCCAGACCTCCggacaacatcaagaaatcgCACCTCGACAGGATATTCCAGGATGGATTTATTATCACGGATTTCGACGCCATTGATctcaaatatctttccaatgTCCTCCCAACATCGTCCGAGTTGGAGCAATTTCGCGAGTGTCCATTTGTAACGACGGAGACCTTAGCGCAAGCCTCGAAAGCCATCTCCATGACTCGACTGAAACGATATGATCGAGTCAAAATTATTGGTGGAGAATACTTAGGTCTTTTTGGAACGGTCAAGAGTGTTTCTGACGCTGAGGTGGAAGTGCACATCCCCTCCCAAGGTATAACACAAGCAGTTGCACTACACGATCTACGTGCAGCTTTCCAGATAGGCGATAGTgttgaagtcgttgaagggGATCACAAAGATCTCCATGGATGGGTGTCAGACTTTGATGGAAGATCTGTTTGTATTATCGCCCCAGAGCACGAACGCGAA GTCATTGTGCCCATCCACACAGTCATATTCTACGTCCCCCCTGCCCATGCTACTCTTCGCCCGCGAAAGCGTCATTCGTCAAAGCTTGGAGAAAGAGACCACAACGACGTCTATATAGGTTTGAGtgtcatcgttgtcgggaATAATACATTCAAGGGGTACTATGGCATCGTTAAAAGCACTACCCCCGACGGCTTTGCAGACGTTGAGCTGGAAGCTCGTAACCAGAGGGTGGAACGTATTAAAATATCACATTTAATTATACA CAACCGAGAACATATAAATTCCGCTCAAGACCCCGGGCCTTCTGGTGGAGCAACTCCAATGCCGTCCACAGTAGCAAGTTTTCTGTCTCCTGCATGGAATCCGTATTCAGCAATACCTGTACACTCGGCGGTGGAAATCGCAGAACTACCCTCAACCGTCGCTCACTGGCTAGATACGAAATACGATAAGCTGAAAGGATTACGATTAAAAGTCGTAGACAAATCCAAGGGCGACCATCAAGTGGCGATGGAACTTCTCAGCCTTACCGACGATACTGCCCACCTAGCATTACTGGGACGTACACTGACATTACCGAAATCAGTGttgtttccaattcatcCTGTAAAAAAGGACGACTTCGTTACACCGCTTGAGGGCGATTCAATGGGGATTATATTCAGGATACGATCAATAGACAAGGATATTTGCGTTGTACATAAATATCCCGTTACTCGTATGAAACGCGGTGATACATTCCCAACTTTTCCGACAACATCTTTGATTCAAATCTTCCCCCCGTCCCGTGGTGTCAAAGTTGTAAATATGTAG